The Cannabis sativa cultivar Pink pepper isolate KNU-18-1 chromosome 8, ASM2916894v1, whole genome shotgun sequence genomic interval agtaattttatcaAAACTGATTACGAACAGACAGATAAAGGGCTAATCACTGGAATTGATCTTACACAAGGAATAATATCTGATCATATGTCAAAGAGGTGGACACGTCATTTCAGGGGAAACATATCCACCTCCTGTCTTGCAGTAGAGATCCAGTACTTATCCTCCAGTAAACATATGGCTCCTGGTCCGTGGTAGGCTTCTGAGCATCATCTTGTGGTAGGCATCCAGGAGCATCTTGCGTGGCCTATCTCCAGGTGTATCCCTATCTTCATTCCTTCCGAGTCCTGGAAGACTAAGGAGGCTTTCGTGCCTTGCAAGAACATTATGTTCCCAAGGCAAAGTTTTAGGTCTTTGTTGGGCACGGGCATGTTCTAGCTTTGGAATGGCCTTCTGAGAGCGAAAAGGCTTAAGCCCAACTTTAAGTGGTGATTACCTTCAGATTATACCACATGTCTATCTTCTAGAAATACGgataatagaaatttatttttggatatgTGGAgtgatttaaaaaataattttttaagatatgtaaaaaattaataatagaaatatatatatattttaaaatatgtgtagtgaatttttaaaaaataataatagaaagatatttttttaagatatgtCTAATGagtttaaatttgaattgtaatgtttaaaaaataatagtgCAATCTGTTTTATAGCCACATTTAATATAAGAGAGATATGGTGTCACacttatttttctcatatttttttggctaaataaaattttaaaggtGCAACACGAGAACTTCTCCAGAGGTCACCTATCATAGTACAACTCTCGCCCAAACAcgcttaaaaacaaaaatttgataGGATTTGGTACATTAGCGCTAGTATGATCAcacttttactttatttttctcATGTCTGTGGTATAAAGGTATGCAGTATTATATTTTACAACAAATAGTACATTTTTCTTAAGTATTAtgttttttccttttaaaaaaGCATTATTTGTTgtaacatgatttataatagagaaaaaaaaaataatataattaattatacttttattaatgTATACTTACAAATAGggaaagaaaaaagataaaatttagAAACTAGTTTTGCTAACAAATGAAGACCCAAGTAGTGTTTGTTTGCTAAGAAAATTCCCAAATAATCTCAGATTGGATGTGGCTTTACGACAGGCCTCATCTCCCATGGTTCTCTCATACATCTTCTTCAATCTCAGTTCCATCTCCTTATCCTCCATTACCTTCCTCAACCCTTCCTCTACCTCTTTCAACCCAACTCCATTAATCCTCACCCCAATTTTCCAAACTTTCACAATGTAGTTGCAGTTAACGAATTGGTCTCCGGCGATTGGGTAACATAATAACCTCTTCTGCGACTGTATGGCCTCCATTGTTGAGTTCCAACCACAGTGGGTTAGGTAAAAACCCACCGCTCTGTGTCGCAAAACCTCCATTTGAGGAGCCCATGAGACGATTTTACTCCTATTGGAGACTCTCTCCTCGAAACCAACTGGTAACCCTGCTCTCCATGAATTGCTCAAAACCCATATGAAGAAATGCCCCAAAGACTCCAACGCCATAGCCAAAGTCCTCACCTTAGATTCACCAATGGGACTCACCCAACTCCCGAAGGAGATGTAAATTACTGAATTGGACTTTTGTTTGTCTAGCCAATCAAGGCAACTATTGTCTTCTTCCCATAAACTTGGGTTTTTTGTTGTTAAATTTTTGCTCAATGGACTGATTGGGAGAACTAGTGGAAGAAGTTCTTTATTGAGTTTCTCATCGTTGAGGGATTCTTCGTCGGGAAATGAATTGGCGAGTATCCATTGAAGAGTTCTCGATCGAGCTAGTGTCCTGGTCCAGAACTTGAACCTTGCTTTCCTTGCAGCTAAAGTCCCAATTAGCCATGGAAACTCATCGGTTGATAGAATGGGTTGATTCGGAAGAAAGCTAATCGGGCACAAATGTTGTGGGCAACCTGCCaatcaagaaaaagaaagagaaataaaGCATGCCAATTAGAATGTTATTTGATCATCTtaagagacagagagagaaaatagagattttattttctttttttaagattttttttttaaatttttagattataaattAGAAAGTGTAACCCTTTTTCTTGGTTGTCCTTTCAACCATTGCTTTCATTGTACTATCTCTAATAGGAGATGTAAGCATTGTGTCATGTTTGGAAGCAAAAATAACATTACTACTATATTGAGTGAATTGTCAAAAGTGTCACTTTGCTAGTAACTtatccaaaaattaattttttaacgcTAAAATCCCCCAAACTCAGATTCTATTAGCATTTAGTCATTTTTATCCAATTTTAACTATTAAATGCCATGCTAGATTATTCACATGGACACAGTATACATGTGGTACAATTTTAGTGATCcacttaaatatattaataaaaataattttttttaaaacaaataataattaaaaataaaccaaaaattaacaaataaatattaaagaaaaataaaactaaaagaaaaaccctaattCCCAAAACATAACATGCACCATAGTTTACCCTCTCTTTCTTCAGCCTATCTAACTCTCTCGATCACCTCAAACCTTTGAAACTCTAGACGAAGAATGTCGGCCAAAAGATCTGTGTTCAGCTTACATTGCTCCTTCGCCTCTTTGTTACTAGAACAAAAAAGCTAAAATTACAAATTCTCACTTGACCCAAAATATTACACTCCCTTTTAGCTTTGCAACGGAGATGCATTGTTCGTGGCTGGAGATGCGTTGTTTGTGGCCGATGATGTTCGTGGCTAGATATGCATCATTCGTGGTTGAAGTTTGGCTTGCCAATGTCGACGAATAATTGGGCTGGCTTGGGCAGAGGTATTTTGCTCTTCTTGTTTAGTCTCTCTCCCGATCTtctcatattattttttaattttactttttttttgtttgaatctGATAACGAGAttgattatgaaattttaatgttattttttattagaaatgTGTGGAAGATTTCATATgtaagtttgttattttagatATGAGTTTGTTGTTTTAAATCTGAGATAGAGGAGGAGGTGTTGGTAAACTTCCGTAAGGGTTTCGGGACAAACATGAGCAAGAGAGAAGGGTGAGTAAGGGAGGATAAGGAGTTTTGGGGCCTATGGGTTCCATCAGAGTCATGTGGTGGTCGACCATCAGGTTTTCTTTGCAATTTTGATTGGGGTTTTTGGGGTTATGGTGATAGTGGAGAGAGAGGAGTTAGGGTtaggagagagaaaaaaaaacattaattttcttaataataatgtactttttctttaaattttttaatatgattttttttcatttttttttttattttaataatgtaattaggtggaccaataaaattgtgtcaTGTATATACACTATGTCTACGTAGACACTCTAACATGACATCTAACAACTAAAATTAAATGGAAATAATTAAATGCTAATAGAATTTGAGTTGGGGGTTTTACTGACAAAAAGTGAGTTTTAAGGGTTAACGGCTAGCAAAGCGATACTTTTGAAAGTTTTGCCGTAATTTATTCTATGATCTTTGACATCATTTTATTTGTATACTGCTCTAATATACAAatgcaaacttttttttttttttatttgtatgtaaatataatttaatatttaaaatagttttataatcAATTTATTATCATTCTCTtattatgtaaaataataataaaaaatttaaatatttatggtAATGTAAATATTGAATCATAgcaaaatttattataatttttggcATAGAGCAAATCTTTTACAAGGCAAGAGCTATATTTGTTTATTGGAGATGCTTTTGCATCTTTAAGTATAGAAACTCAAATTTGACTACTTATTGCACTCATATATATTCTATTAGATATGTATATCTTAATGAAGTATCCAAAGCCACATtcattttttgaataattaatcataaataaataattacataatgcATGGGTAGCTTGAAAAGTTCAAACATATTTTTGTGTCCGTTTAGCACTGCAATAGACACATGTGTTGGAGATGAATGTCTAAGATTGTAGACTATGGAATAGCACATGTTTGTTTGAATAGAAATCGGTGATGCATGCTATAATactaattatatataacatatatatttgtgtgttaaaataattaagtcTGTGtgctttgattttttatttttcttttggagTATGACTCTGGCTAAagggatttgattatatataatacatatatgaGATACCCCACTTATTATGATGAACAGCTAATCTtacttaatatattaataatgcaGAAGAACGTGTGGTCCATTCTGCTTataattatgttttatttttgttctttttataattatttagtacTCAAACCTAAAAATTGATAGCCTTAAACTACTGTTTTCTGTTTATTAGGCTTGTAAATTAATCTTAAAAAGAAAGATAAATCTCACATGTCAAGATCCTTGGTGAACTTGTGTCTGTTGTATACATACTGTTTAATTACTTGTCGGCTAATTTTACGGTCCCATCCCATGGAAATAATATCTGCAGAATAATATAGGATAATTTAAAATAGGGTTATTGGCGgcttttatattttgatatatttttacacttaatgttttgattttttttttttttttcaatacccCATAACTCCATTTTCGTTTACAAAATTGAGGTATGAGTTAAATTTATAGTTCAATGTCAATTGAGGTTGTCATTGTATACAGATATGTATAGGTGATGTTAAAattccaaaattaataaaagtatgtCAAATATATACAGATACATACAGTGACAATACAGTTAATATTTAACGGTATGATTTAACTAATATCTCAAATTtgccaacaaaaataaaattaaaagggTTTCGTCACCAATTACCTTTAAGGGTTAATGGTGACGAAACCCTCTCATGTCaacaaatttaaataatgtaatattttttcttatatttggTACTTTCTGTTTTATTAAGATACACAATTACTGTgtgtttttaataatatttatattgtaCGAGAATAAAAATGGGGCAGGTAATAAGCAGGGAAGTATTCGTATCCCATAACCATTAACTGTTTAAATATCCATCCTCGCATATTCTATATTGAGGATAGGGCGTGAAATCCTTGTTGAGGTGGGCAATTTCCATGGGAGActcatttattaaaaaataaatgaaattataaataaaaaagacatactatataaaaattaaaatataatatatctcaaatttataatatttaatattctctaaaataaaataaaattatttaagaagtttctaataataaattacaaaaacatattaaaaaatacgtacaataattaaaaataatattacaaaataaataaattaaatcccAACCCATTTAACATTAGggatcttatttttttttttattttatattttatgtcacacttttttatatatttttactatactaagtttttaaaaatatcgtgttaaaattttaaaattataaaaatattatattccagtaaaataaaaaaataactaagacaactaaaaaataacactcGAAAGAATAACTTaacaaataacatgaaaataactatacaacaacaaaaaaataactacAAAGCAACTAAAAGAACAAAACATTGATCTAATTGcaatatacaaaataatatcaTCTCATCAATATGTTTTTgtattacgattttttttttgtatttaattttgacaacttgatttatctttttgaactactacattattttttttcatgaaatttGTTGTTAAAACTTTATACACCAACCTAGCTATCAGTGTTGTTGATAGTTGTAAAAATTTATTGAAGGAGAATAATTtcctaattattaataataatatgaacaTTGTTATTATTAGAAAGAAGTGTATAGCTCGAGATAGTTagcaatatttaaattaaattatataaactaTTATTAgtgatatgatatatatgtttagagaaatgttaaaaggcaCCAGTGGCCAAGTATTCTCTTATGTGTCATTATCATTATTGATCTAATTAAGTATCGgattccatataatttaatataaaatcttTTAGGGAATGTCGCTAGCGAATTGTAAGACGGCATGTCTTAAAGATGCTAGACACTACTGATGACTAATAACAATGCATATTTATTATGTTAGCAGTTActtacaaatttaaattttaactcGTTCTCCATCTCTagagaaagacaaaaaaaaagtacataATTGTGATAGAATCAAAGATTATTGACTGACCTGTAATATCAAAGATTGTGGAATTAatgttgattttgaattatataaaCATGTTCATTAAAATCTTCGGTTACTTTACTTAAAATTTCAACTTCATTAATTTTGACTATATAGTAAGACAAAAACGTACAAATTAATCATAATTGTGACGGTATATATGAAAGTAGTAATTACTAGTACTGACCTGTATCAGAGATAAGGCCAGAGCGGACCATATCAGGTATAGCAACGACCAAGCGATAAACAGCGAGCATGGCAGGCCAAAATCCGGCGACTCTAACGCCACAACGGTTAGCCACTTCAATAGCCCAAGAAGCTAACAAGTCGACCACCACACACACCACATCCTCACCTTGATCACGAACCACCCTCTCCAAATGAGCAGGCATCACTTTCTCCATGGCCTCTTCTAGAGAGAAGAAATCTCTGGCCACGGATGATTTTCCCTCGAATCCATCGGGTATAGCCACGAATTCGATGctgtcattattattattagtttggTGGTGGTCGTCGTCGTTTGTGAACATGTGATTATTATTCTCATGATCATCATATCGAGCAACGATTTGATCGTGGATGAATCGAGGGGTGACGAAGACTGGGCGAAAGCCTTGGTCGAGATTAAGAAAGGCCTTTGCTAGATTTAGCATGGGAGTTACGTGGCCTTGAGCTGGATATGGGACAAACACTATGATTTTTGACTCTCCTGATTTTGAACTGTAGTTCTTCATAATGTTTCACTGTTTTATAATCAGGAATAATGAAAactcaatttttctttttgggtAGGGTGTGATCAAATTTGAAGATggggaataataataataataatgaaggtgtaggaagaagaagaagaaatgaaTGAATTTATATATTGGAGAGGAGGATGAGAGAgatgatgaagagagaaagggaGAGGGTCAACTATAAGCGCATGTGCCTCTTATGGTCTCTATTAATATAACCGACTAGTATATATTAGTCACTCGTTCAAGCAACTGTTAGGAAATACATAATTAAAAATGTAACATTGATATTGCACACTAATAATATCTCgcatttttagtttttgttttttgaaaggAAATTAGCAAATTGCATAAACCAttacaatatttaaaagattCACCAAAGCATTACTCGCAGTGAATATACGAACTAAATGAAAACAAGAGCTACAAGTTATATAATGTGCAGCCTTATTAGCATTTTTAGTTATtggttaataatattttttaaaaataattaattgtgccaataataatattaaaaagtgcTAGACACTAAGTAGTGTGTTTTAGCAATTCtcctcatccgatccaatccgcacttttttggtcaaacaacatccaatccgcactaagtgcggatttcatattttggatccaatccgatccgcataagagtttaaatccaatccaatccaatccgcaatagtgcggattggatcggttattttggatttgttattttttttaataataaattatttaatatttcatacaaaaaaatttaaaaaaagactattgtttaTTAATctccatctctatttatatacaaattaaaccaagatacatatatatatttatctttagatttacactaaaatatatatgtatctaattactaaaataaataagctagtatatatatatttaaactttatgtgtatgtgtctatgtggataagaattatttttttttctgtgttttttattacaaaataaataaaatgcaccaattcaatatattactaaaaaagataattaagaaattagaagtttgtgtctttttttaattaatatatattacatattataattttatatatataattaagtgcggattggattggatcggttactttttgaggtcaaacaacatccaatccgcacaagtgcggattttagatttttcaatccaattcaatccgcacaagtgcggatatccgcattttgcggattggattggattggatcggatactttctGAACACCCCTAAAATGAAACCATCTTTATCATTGAAATAAATAAGGAAATGCCGTGTTCATTTGTTTTGTCCCTACTTACAAAGAGGCATTTAATTTTCGAAAGTTATTGAACTagctcactttttttttttttaataatatcgtCCCAATTCAAAAAGGCACGCCTCTACTACTGTATAATTTTACGCCTCAATGTGTGTACATATATCCTACTCATAATTCCACTGGCTTGGAAGTTAGGCTTGCGATCACCCATAATTATAGTTACACGTGATTTTATTTGGCACTAAAACACCACACATTTACGTACTCATTTTAGTTAGCCTAATCGAACCAATTATTGAAAAGCCTTTTTTACTCCCTTTCCTTATTTTCATGTTCTTTATTAATGGGTTTCTACATTTCTAGTTCTATGTGACTTAATTATATGAGTATTGTTGGCACGAGTGATGTCTAGTACTTTTAGATGTCAGTTTGGCACAATTATACTGTGGAAAAAAGTAACTTTAACTGTGTTGTGATAAAAAACAATTATAGCAAAActgtaaaaaaaattgagctgagtgtttggtaaattatacaTTTCAAAGTACTGTGAGTTGTTAAGATctattataatgataatgataacgctataatctagtttattataattacaaatattgtacaaaatttattttatataataatttattgtttatat includes:
- the LOC115700796 gene encoding UDP-glycosyltransferase 82A1; the encoded protein is MKNYSSKSGESKIIVFVPYPAQGHVTPMLNLAKAFLNLDQGFRPVFVTPRFIHDQIVARYDDHENNNHMFTNDDDHHQTNNNNDSIEFVAIPDGFEGKSSVARDFFSLEEAMEKVMPAHLERVVRDQGEDVVCVVVDLLASWAIEVANRCGVRVAGFWPAMLAVYRLVVAIPDMVRSGLISDTGCPQHLCPISFLPNQPILSTDEFPWLIGTLAARKARFKFWTRTLARSRTLQWILANSFPDEESLNDEKLNKELLPLVLPISPLSKNLTTKNPSLWEEDNSCLDWLDKQKSNSVIYISFGSWVSPIGESKVRTLAMALESLGHFFIWVLSNSWRAGLPVGFEERVSNRSKIVSWAPQMEVLRHRAVGFYLTHCGWNSTMEAIQSQKRLLCYPIAGDQFVNCNYIVKVWKIGVRINGVGLKEVEEGLRKVMEDKEMELRLKKMYERTMGDEACRKATSNLRLFGNFLSKQTLLGSSFVSKTSF